From the genome of Bacteroidales bacterium, one region includes:
- a CDS encoding Fic family protein, whose protein sequence is MYMWQSLKKYREKYLKLGLQHPNDYEKFCMISIVYNSSKIEGCSLSETDTKILIENDITAKGKPLRDHLLVKDHYKAFLFIKEQALKKRKISVDFIKEVNAKVMENTGGIVKSMAGEFDTSKGDLRCAQVYVDKKYFSDYKKVPNLLDKLCTAINNKIDKVKDNDIIKLSADIHYNLVNIHPFGDGNGRTSRLFMNYIQLYHHEPLIKIFTEDRKEYINALNETEDKENPDIFRDFICKQQIKFYEEEIKKISKLNSGFTLLM, encoded by the coding sequence ATGTATATGTGGCAATCTCTCAAAAAATACAGAGAAAAATATTTAAAACTTGGATTGCAGCATCCGAATGACTATGAGAAATTCTGCATGATTTCTATTGTTTATAATTCATCGAAAATTGAAGGATGTTCTTTATCTGAAACAGATACAAAGATATTAATCGAGAATGACATTACCGCTAAAGGAAAACCGCTTCGTGACCATTTATTAGTTAAAGACCATTACAAAGCATTTTTGTTTATAAAGGAACAAGCATTAAAAAAGAGAAAAATATCAGTTGATTTCATTAAAGAGGTTAATGCAAAAGTGATGGAAAATACAGGAGGTATTGTAAAATCCATGGCAGGAGAATTTGATACTTCAAAAGGTGATTTACGCTGCGCTCAAGTGTATGTTGATAAAAAATATTTTTCCGATTATAAAAAAGTACCGAATTTACTTGATAAATTATGTACTGCAATAAATAATAAAATTGATAAAGTAAAAGATAACGATATCATCAAACTATCGGCAGACATTCATTACAACTTAGTGAATATTCATCCCTTTGGTGATGGAAATGGAAGAACTTCAAGATTATTTATGAATTACATTCAGCTTTATCATCACGAGCCGTTAATAAAAATATTCACTGAAGACAGGAAAGAATATATAAACGCGCTAAATGAAACAGAGGATAAAGAAAATCCAGATATATTCAGGGATTTTATTTGTAAACAGCAAATAAAATTTTACGAAGAAGAAATAAAAAAAATCTCGAAATTAAATTCAGGATTTACCCTATTGATGTAG
- a CDS encoding efflux RND transporter periplasmic adaptor subunit — MKKNKTLKIIGIVVLALIVFIVVGKKAGWIGNKGIISIATDKVTRKTIIETVSANGKVQPVIEVKISPDVSGQILELNVKEGDSVKKGDLLAKINPDIYESNLERMVASLNTTKANLANSKARQAQAEAQFINAKLSFERNEKLWKQNAISASEYDAAKSQFEVAKAEVDAAKQSVVASEFNIKSSEASIKEAQDNLTKTTIFAPCDGTISKLNVENGERVVGTSQFTGTEMMRIANLNEMEVNVEVNENDIVRVKLNDTALIEIDAFLNRKFKGIVTEIATSANTTGITADQVTNFVVKIRILKESYRDLLKGKPSSYSPFRPGMSATVDIQTKTAENVICVPIEAVTSRGDTAKKHIVENNKQKNKSDEEKAKEEEKEKAKQFAENKIEECVFIYAQGKAKLKKVKTGIQDNTYIEILSGLKENDEIITSPYRIVSKDLKDGDNVKKVDKKTLYSGKDNSSQ; from the coding sequence ATGAAAAAGAACAAAACATTAAAAATTATAGGAATAGTTGTTTTAGCTTTGATAGTGTTTATTGTTGTCGGCAAGAAAGCCGGTTGGATAGGAAACAAAGGAATTATAAGTATTGCCACCGATAAAGTAACACGCAAAACAATTATTGAAACGGTTTCTGCAAACGGGAAAGTTCAGCCGGTGATTGAAGTTAAAATAAGTCCCGATGTTTCAGGACAGATTTTAGAACTCAACGTTAAAGAAGGCGATAGTGTAAAAAAAGGTGATTTGCTTGCAAAAATAAATCCTGATATTTACGAATCCAACCTCGAAAGAATGGTCGCATCATTAAATACCACAAAAGCAAATCTTGCAAATTCCAAAGCACGACAGGCACAAGCAGAGGCGCAGTTCATAAATGCAAAACTCAGTTTCGAAAGAAATGAAAAATTGTGGAAACAAAATGCAATTTCGGCATCGGAATATGATGCTGCTAAATCGCAGTTTGAAGTTGCTAAAGCCGAAGTTGACGCCGCAAAGCAAAGCGTTGTTGCATCTGAATTTAATATTAAAAGCAGTGAGGCATCAATAAAAGAAGCACAAGATAACCTTACAAAAACAACAATTTTTGCACCATGCGACGGCACTATTTCAAAACTTAATGTTGAAAACGGAGAAAGAGTCGTAGGTACTTCACAGTTTACAGGAACAGAAATGATGCGCATTGCAAACCTCAACGAGATGGAGGTTAATGTTGAAGTTAATGAAAATGATATTGTGCGTGTGAAATTAAATGATACGGCATTAATTGAAATTGATGCTTTTCTCAACAGGAAGTTTAAAGGAATTGTTACCGAAATTGCAACATCAGCAAATACAACAGGCATAACTGCCGACCAGGTAACAAATTTTGTAGTAAAAATAAGAATACTAAAAGAATCATACAGGGATTTGTTAAAAGGCAAACCCTCATCATATTCGCCGTTCAGACCGGGAATGTCGGCAACAGTTGACATTCAAACCAAGACAGCCGAAAATGTTATCTGTGTGCCCATCGAAGCTGTGACAAGCAGGGGAGATACCGCCAAAAAACATATTGTTGAAAATAATAAACAGAAAAACAAAAGCGACGAAGAAAAAGCCAAAGAAGAAGAAAAGGAAAAAGCAAAACAATTTGCGGAAAATAAAATCGAAGAATGTGTTTTTATTTATGCTCAAGGAAAAGCAAAGTTGAAGAAAGTAAAAACAGGTATTCAGGATAATACTTATATTGAAATACTTTCCGGCTTAAAAGAAAATGACGAAATTATCACTTCTCCTTACCGAATTGTTTCGAAAGATTTGAAAGACGGCGATAATGTGAAAAAGGTTGATAAGAAAACTTTGTATTCTGGTAAAGATAATTCTTCGCAATAG
- the lysS gene encoding lysine--tRNA ligase: MELSEQEIIRRDSLKELLNMGINPYPAELFEINISSKEILENFPKDNSLYQDISIAGRIMSRRIMGNASFIEIQDSFGRMQLYFKRDDICSGDDKTLYNTVFKKHLDIGDIIGVKGYVFVTQMGEITIHVREFKILCKSLRPLPIVKEKDGVTYDAFTDPEQRYRQRYVDLVVNPQVKETFIKRTQLVNSMREFLNNKKYLEVETPILQPIYGGAAARPFKTHHNTLDTTLYLRIANELYLKRLITGGFDGVYEFAKDFRNEGMDRFHNPEFTQMELYVAYKDYEWMMNLVEEMVEKIAIDLHGTTDVKVGENIISFKRPWKRFTMYEAIQNFANVDVSNMNEEEVRAATTKLGIEVNETMGRGKLIDEIFGTFCEPKLIQPTFITDYPIEMSPLAKKHRSQKGLVERFEAICNSKEICNAFSELNDPLDQRQRFEEQLELGKRGDEEAMVLDEDFLCAIEHGMPPTAGLGIGIDRLTMIMTNANSIQDVLFFPQMRPLKKAVAAKKEDFMALGIPEEWVEVIQKAGYNSPSDLKNVNPNKLFNDLCGLKKKLKLTITNPNIEDVKKWVG, from the coding sequence ATGGAACTTAGCGAACAAGAAATCATACGTCGCGATTCTCTCAAAGAATTGTTAAATATGGGTATTAATCCATACCCTGCCGAATTATTTGAAATAAATATTTCATCAAAAGAAATTCTCGAAAATTTTCCGAAAGATAATTCGCTTTATCAGGATATAAGCATTGCAGGAAGAATAATGAGCCGCAGAATAATGGGCAATGCCTCGTTTATCGAAATACAGGACTCCTTTGGAAGAATGCAATTATATTTTAAACGTGATGATATTTGCTCCGGCGATGATAAAACATTATATAATACGGTTTTTAAAAAACATCTTGACATCGGCGACATTATCGGAGTGAAAGGTTATGTTTTTGTAACCCAAATGGGCGAAATAACAATTCATGTCAGAGAATTTAAAATACTTTGCAAATCGCTGCGACCATTGCCGATTGTAAAAGAAAAAGACGGAGTAACTTATGATGCATTCACCGACCCCGAACAACGTTATCGCCAACGATATGTTGACCTTGTAGTAAATCCACAGGTTAAAGAAACTTTTATAAAAAGAACACAGTTGGTAAATTCAATGCGTGAGTTTTTAAATAATAAAAAATACCTTGAAGTTGAAACTCCTATACTGCAACCTATATATGGTGGTGCGGCAGCTCGTCCTTTCAAAACTCATCACAACACTCTTGACACAACTTTATATCTGAGAATTGCAAATGAGCTTTACCTAAAACGATTAATTACCGGAGGTTTTGATGGTGTGTATGAATTTGCAAAAGATTTCCGCAACGAAGGAATGGACAGATTTCACAATCCAGAATTTACACAAATGGAACTTTATGTTGCTTATAAAGATTATGAATGGATGATGAACCTTGTTGAAGAAATGGTTGAAAAAATTGCAATAGATTTGCATGGAACTACCGATGTTAAAGTTGGAGAAAACATAATAAGTTTCAAACGTCCGTGGAAAAGATTTACGATGTATGAGGCAATTCAGAATTTTGCAAATGTTGATGTTTCAAACATGAATGAAGAAGAAGTGAGAGCAGCAACAACAAAACTTGGAATTGAAGTTAATGAAACAATGGGACGTGGAAAATTAATTGATGAAATTTTCGGAACATTTTGCGAACCAAAATTAATACAACCTACATTTATCACCGACTATCCCATAGAGATGTCGCCGCTTGCAAAAAAACACCGTTCGCAAAAGGGATTGGTTGAGCGTTTTGAAGCAATATGCAACAGCAAAGAAATTTGCAATGCCTTTTCGGAATTAAACGACCCGCTCGACCAACGTCAACGCTTTGAGGAGCAACTCGAACTCGGCAAACGCGGTGATGAAGAAGCAATGGTGCTTGATGAAGATTTTCTCTGTGCTATAGAACACGGTATGCCGCCAACAGCAGGACTCGGAATAGGAATTGACCGCCTGACAATGATTATGACAAATGCAAATTCCATTCAGGATGTGCTTTTCTTCCCTCAAATGAGGCCATTGAAAAAAGCTGTTGCTGCAAAAAAGGAAGATTTTATGGCACTCGGAATCCCTGAAGAATGGGTCGAAGTAATTCAAAAAGCCGGATATAATTCACCAAGCGATTTAAAAAACGTAAATCCCAACAAACTTTTCAACGACCTTTGTGGATTGAAAAAGAAACTGAAACTTACAATCACTAATCCGAATATTGAGGATGTTAAGAAATGGGTTGGTTGA
- a CDS encoding aspartate kinase translates to MKVFKFGGASVKDADSVKNLVDILKIFGNEKIVIVISAMGKMTNAFEKLTGVFFNKQDTSESFNFIKKFHIEIAKKLFSVKEHIIYHELSDIFSSLETYFKKEPSQDYDFEYDQIVSNGEIISTKIVSAYLNDAGINCQWLDARDLIKTDNNYRDAKINWQLTQEQSKKNILPLFSNKKSIVLTQGFIGRASDGNSTTLGREGSDYSAAIIAYSLDAEEVIIWKDVSGVLNADPKWFDETIKLEQISYHDAIELAYYGATIIHPKTIKPLQNKQIPLFVRSFIKPEEQGTIIKDDITTLKVPSFIFKVNQVLITISPKDFSFIVEENLRDIFHIFTEMKIKINVMQNSAIRFSVCVDHDERRLPPLISKLKEKFKVLYNSGLELITIRHYDQNTIDRVCVEKEILLEQKSRTTVQLVVKPQKVIGQ, encoded by the coding sequence ATGAAAGTATTCAAATTTGGCGGTGCATCAGTAAAAGATGCCGACTCTGTAAAAAATTTAGTTGATATTCTGAAAATTTTTGGTAACGAAAAAATTGTTATTGTTATTTCTGCAATGGGAAAAATGACAAATGCTTTTGAAAAGCTTACCGGTGTTTTTTTCAATAAACAAGATACTTCCGAAAGTTTTAATTTTATAAAAAAATTTCATATTGAAATTGCGAAAAAATTATTTTCTGTCAAAGAGCATATAATTTACCACGAGTTATCTGATATTTTCAGTTCGCTGGAAACTTATTTTAAAAAAGAACCATCTCAGGATTATGATTTCGAATACGACCAGATTGTTTCAAATGGCGAAATTATTTCCACAAAAATCGTAAGTGCATATTTGAATGATGCGGGAATTAATTGTCAATGGCTCGATGCAAGAGATTTAATAAAAACCGATAATAATTATCGTGATGCAAAAATTAACTGGCAATTAACACAAGAACAATCAAAAAAAAATATTCTTCCATTATTCTCAAATAAAAAATCAATTGTTCTTACACAAGGTTTCATAGGTCGGGCATCTGATGGAAATTCGACAACACTTGGCAGGGAAGGTTCGGATTATTCCGCTGCCATAATTGCATATTCGCTGGATGCAGAGGAAGTAATCATCTGGAAAGATGTATCGGGTGTGCTAAATGCCGACCCGAAATGGTTTGACGAAACAATAAAACTCGAACAAATTTCTTATCATGATGCAATAGAATTGGCATATTACGGAGCAACTATTATTCATCCAAAAACCATTAAGCCGCTTCAAAACAAACAAATTCCTTTATTTGTTCGTTCTTTTATCAAACCCGAAGAACAGGGAACTATTATAAAAGACGACATAACTACTTTGAAAGTTCCTTCTTTTATTTTCAAGGTAAATCAGGTTTTAATCACAATTTCTCCAAAAGATTTTTCATTTATTGTTGAAGAAAATTTGCGAGACATATTTCATATTTTCACGGAAATGAAAATAAAAATAAATGTAATGCAAAATTCAGCAATCAGATTTTCAGTTTGTGTTGACCATGATGAAAGAAGATTACCTCCTCTAATAAGCAAACTGAAAGAAAAGTTCAAAGTACTTTACAATTCGGGTTTGGAGCTTATCACAATACGCCATTATGACCAAAACACAATTGATAGGGTTTGCGTTGAAAAAGAAATTCTGCTCGAACAAAAAAGTCGAACTACTGTGCAGCTTGTTGTGAAGCCACAGAAAGTCATTGGTCAATAG
- the hisG gene encoding ATP phosphoribosyltransferase, which translates to MIRIAIQKSGKLTEESLKLIKECGIQINYSNNKLKTTSSNFPLEILFLRDDDIPGYVEDNIADLGIVGNNIIEEKSKKVKVVKSLGFSKCRLSVAVPKNAEYKGLKYLQGKNIATSYPNILGKFLKSKNIQASIHEISGSVEIAPSIGLADAIFDIVSSGSTLISNGLKEAETVLFSEAVLISNKNLVKEKQKILDDLLFRIESVQKARGYRYILLNIPNNKIQNAIDILPGMKSPTILPLADKGWSSLHSVIHEDDFWKIIGELKKVGAQGILIVPIEKMVV; encoded by the coding sequence ATAATCAGAATTGCAATTCAGAAATCAGGAAAGCTGACGGAAGAATCTTTAAAATTAATAAAAGAATGTGGAATTCAAATAAATTACAGCAACAACAAGTTAAAAACAACTTCTTCAAATTTTCCGTTGGAAATTTTATTTTTGCGTGACGATGACATTCCCGGATACGTTGAAGACAACATTGCTGATTTGGGTATTGTCGGAAATAACATAATTGAAGAAAAATCAAAAAAGGTGAAAGTCGTTAAATCGCTTGGTTTTTCAAAATGTCGGCTTTCTGTTGCTGTTCCTAAAAATGCCGAATATAAAGGATTAAAATATTTACAAGGTAAAAATATTGCAACTTCATATCCTAATATTCTCGGAAAGTTCTTAAAATCAAAAAACATACAGGCATCAATTCACGAAATAAGTGGTTCTGTTGAGATTGCTCCCAGCATTGGACTTGCCGACGCTATTTTTGATATTGTAAGTTCGGGAAGTACTTTAATAAGCAACGGACTTAAAGAAGCTGAAACTGTTTTATTTTCGGAAGCTGTACTAATTTCAAATAAAAATCTTGTAAAAGAAAAACAGAAAATCCTTGATGATTTATTGTTCAGAATCGAATCGGTGCAGAAAGCTAGAGGGTATAGATATATTTTGCTTAATATCCCCAATAATAAAATCCAAAATGCAATTGATATATTACCCGGAATGAAAAGCCCTACAATTCTGCCTCTGGCTGATAAAGGATGGAGTTCCTTACATTCAGTTATTCACGAGGATGATTTCTGGAAAATAATAGGAGAACTTAAAAAAGTAGGTGCACAAGGAATTCTGATTGTTCCTATTGAAAAAATGGTGGTTTAA
- a CDS encoding (4Fe-4S)-binding protein has product MESRRYTNGEITVFWRPKLCNHNGYCYENLESVFDPLDRPWVNMDGASTKEIADTVEHCPTGALTYKRNSELIKDNKKEMVKDRDNVIINVTPNGPFLIKGDFIIIDKDGTQLPKRDKATLCRCGASRNMPFCDGIHKEIDFRG; this is encoded by the coding sequence ATGGAATCCCGCAGATACACAAATGGCGAAATAACAGTATTCTGGCGCCCCAAGCTGTGCAACCACAACGGATATTGTTATGAAAATCTGGAATCGGTTTTCGACCCGCTTGACAGACCTTGGGTAAACATGGATGGTGCTTCAACAAAGGAAATAGCAGATACTGTTGAACATTGCCCCACAGGTGCATTGACATATAAAAGAAATTCCGAACTAATTAAAGATAACAAAAAAGAAATGGTAAAAGATAGAGATAATGTAATAATTAATGTTACACCCAACGGACCTTTCTTGATTAAAGGCGATTTTATTATAATTGATAAAGATGGAACACAACTCCCAAAAAGAGACAAAGCAACGTTATGCCGATGCGGTGCTTCCAGAAATATGCCTTTCTGCGATGGAATTCATAAAGAAATAGATTTCAGAGGGTAA
- a CDS encoding TolC family protein, producing MKKLLLFLFITAGYFYSSGQTATTWSLQKCVDYALQNNINVKQQELNTKLSKSTLTQSYFSTLPTVNGSASHSYNYGKTIDRFTNLFATNEVLSQNFYLSSDITIFNGFQTYNTIRKNKTDYEASTFDLEKMKNDISLSIVSAYLAILYNEELYEQAKSQLEITKQQVELTGKLVDAGKLAKGNLLQIQAQAASEELQVTNAKNQLALSNLNLQQMLDLEPSANFKIEKPVVELPAEISVKAEPDKIFSEAVKIQPEIKSAELKVQSSQYNLFITKGMRSPSLSLRGAIGTGYSGASKTFKEYQYGSFDTIGYTFDVNHTPIISAIPSYTPIYENTPYKKQISDNINKSFGFYLTIPIFNGLQVKTNVDRAKINLLNAQYNLQLAKNTLSKSIQQAYADATAALNKYFSTLKSVEALQESYKYIEQKFDVGMVTTTDYNDAKNKVDKANLDLLQAKYDYIFRIKILDFYQGKPLVINN from the coding sequence ATGAAAAAACTTTTATTATTCCTTTTTATAACAGCAGGATATTTTTATTCAAGCGGACAAACAGCAACAACGTGGTCATTGCAGAAATGCGTTGATTATGCTTTGCAGAATAACATTAATGTTAAGCAACAGGAGTTGAATACGAAATTATCAAAATCAACACTTACGCAAAGTTATTTCAGCACATTGCCCACAGTTAACGGTAGTGCTTCGCATTCCTACAATTACGGAAAAACTATTGACAGGTTTACAAATCTTTTTGCCACTAATGAAGTGCTTTCACAGAATTTTTATTTAAGCAGCGACATCACTATTTTCAATGGCTTTCAAACATATAATACCATACGGAAAAATAAAACCGATTATGAAGCAAGCACTTTCGACCTTGAAAAAATGAAAAATGATATTTCTCTTTCTATTGTTTCTGCATATTTGGCGATTTTATACAACGAAGAATTATATGAGCAAGCAAAAAGTCAGCTTGAAATCACTAAGCAGCAAGTTGAACTTACAGGAAAATTGGTTGATGCCGGAAAACTTGCAAAAGGAAATTTATTGCAGATTCAGGCACAGGCAGCTTCGGAAGAATTACAGGTAACAAATGCAAAAAACCAGCTCGCTCTTTCAAATCTCAATCTTCAGCAGATGCTTGACCTCGAACCATCGGCCAATTTTAAAATTGAAAAACCGGTAGTTGAATTGCCTGCGGAAATATCTGTCAAAGCCGAACCCGATAAAATATTTTCGGAAGCAGTTAAAATTCAACCCGAAATTAAAAGTGCCGAATTGAAAGTGCAAAGTTCGCAATACAATCTTTTTATTACAAAAGGAATGAGAAGCCCGAGTTTATCACTTCGCGGCGCTATTGGCACTGGCTATTCCGGTGCGAGTAAAACTTTCAAGGAATATCAATATGGCAGCTTTGATACTATCGGATATACTTTTGATGTAAATCACACACCTATTATTTCGGCTATACCAAGTTATACACCAATTTATGAAAATACTCCTTATAAGAAACAAATAAGTGATAACATAAATAAATCTTTCGGGTTTTATCTCACAATTCCAATCTTTAACGGGTTGCAGGTAAAAACAAATGTTGATAGGGCTAAAATAAATTTGCTGAATGCACAGTATAATCTACAACTTGCAAAAAACACATTAAGCAAAAGCATACAGCAGGCTTATGCCGACGCAACAGCGGCATTAAACAAATATTTTTCGACATTAAAAAGTGTTGAGGCATTGCAGGAATCGTATAAATATATAGAACAAAAATTTGATGTCGGAATGGTAACAACTACCGATTATAATGATGCAAAAAATAAAGTGGATAAAGCTAACCTTGACTTATTACAAGCAAAATACGATTATATTTTCAGAATAAAAATTCTGGATTTCTATCAGGGAAAGCCTTTGGTAATTAATAATTAA